The Uruburuella testudinis genome window below encodes:
- a CDS encoding phosphoribosylanthranilate isomerase, with the protein MSKIRTKICGFTRAEDAAEAARLGVDAVGLVFYEKSRRFVSAAQAQAVVRALPPFVSVVALFVNETEAVIRQILQQLPVDIIQFHGDESPEFCRRFDRPYIKAVRVRHTQDMLDAAVLYADARAVLFDAHVAGEYGGTGHSFDWRMLPDDLNSHWILSGGLTPDNTAEAVRTTGAKAVDISSGVESAPGVKCPQKMAAFLAAVRQMEKGAR; encoded by the coding sequence ATGAGCAAAATCCGCACGAAAATCTGCGGCTTTACCCGTGCCGAAGATGCCGCTGAAGCTGCCCGTTTGGGCGTGGATGCGGTCGGCCTGGTGTTTTATGAAAAAAGCCGACGTTTTGTCAGCGCTGCCCAAGCGCAGGCTGTGGTGCGGGCGCTGCCGCCGTTTGTCAGCGTGGTGGCTTTGTTTGTGAATGAAACTGAAGCCGTTATCCGCCAAATTTTGCAACAGCTGCCGGTGGATATAATTCAGTTTCACGGCGACGAATCCCCCGAATTCTGCCGCCGCTTTGACCGCCCGTATATTAAAGCCGTGCGCGTGCGCCATACGCAAGATATGCTCGATGCCGCCGTGCTTTATGCCGATGCGCGCGCCGTGTTGTTTGATGCCCATGTGGCGGGCGAATACGGCGGCACGGGCCACAGCTTCGACTGGCGCATGCTGCCGGATGATTTAAACAGCCATTGGATATTGTCGGGCGGATTAACGCCGGATAATACAGCCGAGGCGGTGCGCACCACCGGCGCGAAAGCGGTTGATATTTCCAGCGGTGTGGAAAGTGCACCAGGGGTGAAATGCCCGCAGAAAATGGCGGCGTTTTTGGCAGCGGTGCGGCAAATGGAAAAGGGCGCAAGATGA
- a CDS encoding ACT domain-containing protein, which produces MSHSVITVIGKDRIGIVYDVSKLLAENQLNILNISQQLMDDFFTMIILVDTAKCPKSRREMLDLFAEQGQELALDIRMQNEDIFNAMHRI; this is translated from the coding sequence ATGAGCCATTCTGTGATTACCGTTATCGGCAAAGACCGCATCGGTATTGTGTATGACGTATCCAAACTGTTGGCCGAAAACCAATTGAATATCCTCAACATCAGCCAACAGCTGATGGATGATTTTTTTACCATGATTATTCTGGTCGATACCGCCAAATGCCCGAAAAGCCGCCGGGAAATGCTCGATTTGTTTGCCGAACAAGGCCAAGAGCTGGCGCTGGACATCCGCATGCAGAATGAAGACATTTTCAACGCCATGCACCGCATTTAA
- a CDS encoding ADP-ribosylglycohydrolase family protein translates to MAAYNSFGNGAAIRTSPLSRAAESLQQALDLAEASAAITHNHPEGIKGAQAVAAAVFWAREGRSKDFIRQQIAQRFGYSFARSCDDIREVYEFNETCQETVPEALTAFFESRDFEHALRLAVSLGGDSDTLAAVTCSVAEAYYGVPDDIAERTHAFLPDDIAATLAAFTARCCRQTPAQTSTISSTI, encoded by the coding sequence ATGGCCGCTTACAACAGCTTCGGCAACGGCGCCGCCATACGCACTTCGCCGCTGAGCCGGGCGGCGGAAAGCCTGCAACAGGCGTTGGATTTGGCCGAAGCCAGTGCGGCGATTACCCATAACCACCCCGAAGGCATCAAAGGGGCGCAGGCGGTGGCAGCGGCAGTGTTTTGGGCGCGCGAAGGGCGCAGCAAGGATTTTATCCGCCAGCAAATTGCACAGCGCTTCGGCTATTCGTTTGCCCGCAGTTGCGACGATATCCGCGAGGTGTATGAGTTTAACGAAACCTGCCAGGAAACCGTTCCCGAAGCGCTGACGGCATTTTTTGAAAGCCGTGATTTTGAACATGCGCTGCGGCTGGCGGTGTCGCTCGGCGGCGATTCCGACACGCTGGCAGCCGTTACGTGCAGCGTGGCCGAGGCTTATTACGGGGTGCCGGATGATATTGCCGAGCGGACACATGCTTTTTTGCCGGATGATATTGCTGCAACGCTGGCTGCTTTTACGGCGCGTTGCTGCCGGCAGACACCGGCGCAAACAAGCACCATATCAAGTACCATATGA
- a CDS encoding PFL family protein gives MSTSIQSNEILETVKMVADQNFDVRTITIGIDLHDCISADIDVLNQNIYTKITRVGKDLVKTAQHLSAKYGVPIVNQRISVTPIAQIAAATKADSYVSIAQTLDKAAKAIGVSFIGGFSALVQKGMSPSDEVLIRSIPEAMKTTDIVCSSINIGSTRAGINMDAVKLAGETIKRTAEITPEGFGCAKIVVFCNAVEDNPFMAGAFHGSGEADAVINVGVSGPGVVKAALENSNAQTLTEVAEVVKKTAFKITRVGELIGHEASKMLDIPFGILDLSLAPTPAVGDSVARILEQMGLSVCGTHGTTAALALLNDAVKKGGMMASSAVGGLSGAFIPVSEDEGMIAAAEAGVLTLDKLEAMTAVCSVGLDMVAVPGTTSAATLSGIIADEAAIGMINSKTTAVRIIPVPGKDVGESVEFGGLLGYAPIMPVKEGSCEVFVNRGGRIPAPVQSMKN, from the coding sequence ATGAGCACCAGCATTCAGTCTAACGAAATCCTTGAAACCGTGAAAATGGTGGCCGATCAGAATTTTGACGTGCGCACTATCACCATCGGCATCGATTTACACGACTGCATCAGCGCCGATATCGATGTGCTGAACCAAAATATCTACACCAAAATCACCCGCGTGGGCAAAGATTTGGTGAAAACCGCGCAACACCTGTCGGCCAAATACGGCGTGCCGATTGTGAACCAGCGCATTTCGGTGACGCCGATTGCCCAAATTGCCGCCGCCACTAAAGCCGACAGCTATGTGAGCATTGCCCAAACGCTTGATAAAGCGGCCAAAGCCATCGGCGTATCGTTTATCGGCGGCTTTTCCGCCCTGGTGCAGAAAGGCATGTCGCCATCAGACGAAGTATTGATCCGCTCGATTCCCGAAGCCATGAAAACCACCGATATCGTGTGCAGCTCCATCAATATCGGTTCCACCCGCGCCGGCATCAATATGGATGCGGTAAAACTGGCGGGCGAAACCATCAAACGCACCGCCGAAATCACGCCCGAAGGTTTCGGCTGTGCCAAAATCGTGGTGTTTTGCAATGCAGTCGAAGACAACCCCTTTATGGCGGGCGCATTTCACGGCTCGGGCGAGGCCGATGCGGTGATTAATGTGGGCGTGTCCGGCCCCGGCGTGGTGAAGGCCGCACTGGAAAATTCCAACGCGCAAACGCTCACCGAGGTGGCCGAAGTGGTGAAAAAAACCGCATTCAAAATCACCCGTGTCGGCGAACTTATCGGCCATGAAGCCAGTAAAATGCTCGATATCCCGTTTGGCATTCTCGATTTATCGCTCGCGCCGACACCCGCCGTGGGCGACAGCGTGGCGCGTATTCTCGAACAGATGGGCTTGAGCGTGTGCGGCACCCACGGCACCACCGCCGCGCTGGCGCTGTTGAACGATGCAGTGAAAAAAGGCGGCATGATGGCCAGCAGCGCCGTAGGCGGTTTGAGCGGCGCGTTTATTCCCGTTTCTGAAGACGAAGGCATGATAGCCGCCGCCGAAGCGGGCGTGCTCACGCTTGACAAGCTCGAAGCCATGACCGCCGTCTGCTCGGTCGGCCTCGATATGGTGGCTGTGCCGGGCACCACCTCGGCAGCCACCCTTTCCGGCATCATTGCCGACGAAGCCGCCATCGGCATGATCAACAGCAAAACCACCGCCGTGCGCATCATCCCCGTGCCCGGCAAAGACGTGGGCGAGAGCGTGGAGTTTGGCGGTTTATTGGGCTATGCACCGATTATGCCGGTGAAAGAAGGCAGCTGCGAAGTGTTTGTGAACCGCGGCGGCCGTATTCCGGCACCGGTGCAGTCGATGAAAAACTGA
- the trpB gene encoding tryptophan synthase subunit beta: MKNYQSPDEQGFFGEHGGVYVSETLIPALQELADAYQEAKNDPEFWQAFHHDLKHYVGRPSPVYHAERLSEKLGGAQIYLKREDLNHTGAHKVNNTIGQALLAQRMGKKRVIAETGAGQHGVASATVAARFGMECHVYMGADDIQRQAPNVFRMKLLGANVVAVESGSRTLKDAMNEAMREWVARVDDTFYIIGTAAGPAPYPEMVRDFQCVIGNEAKKQMLEAIGRQPDVAVACVGGGSNAIGLFHPYIEESGVRLVGVEAGGRGVDTPDHAAPITSQAPIGVLHGFRSYLMQDDNGQVLGTHSVSAGLDYPGIGPEHSHLADIGRVEYHAADDESALAAFDLLCRYEGIIPALESSHALAWAVAEAPKMSKEQVILVNLSGRGDKDINTVAKLKGIEL, from the coding sequence ATGAAAAACTATCAATCTCCCGACGAACAGGGTTTTTTCGGCGAACACGGCGGCGTATATGTTTCTGAAACGCTGATTCCCGCGCTGCAAGAATTGGCCGATGCGTATCAAGAAGCCAAAAACGATCCTGAGTTTTGGCAAGCATTCCACCATGATTTGAAACATTATGTCGGCCGCCCCAGCCCGGTGTATCACGCCGAGCGGTTGAGCGAAAAACTCGGCGGCGCGCAAATCTATCTGAAGCGCGAAGACCTCAACCACACCGGAGCGCACAAGGTCAACAACACCATCGGCCAGGCCTTATTGGCGCAGCGCATGGGCAAAAAACGCGTGATTGCCGAAACCGGCGCCGGCCAGCACGGCGTGGCTTCAGCCACGGTAGCGGCGCGCTTCGGCATGGAATGCCATGTGTATATGGGGGCAGACGATATTCAACGCCAGGCGCCGAACGTGTTCCGCATGAAACTGTTGGGCGCCAATGTGGTGGCTGTGGAAAGCGGTTCGCGCACATTGAAAGATGCCATGAATGAAGCCATGCGTGAGTGGGTGGCGCGTGTGGACGACACATTTTACATCATCGGCACCGCTGCCGGCCCCGCGCCTTATCCGGAAATGGTGCGCGATTTTCAGTGTGTCATCGGCAATGAAGCCAAAAAGCAGATGCTCGAAGCTATCGGCCGCCAGCCGGATGTAGCGGTGGCCTGTGTGGGCGGCGGCTCCAATGCCATCGGTCTGTTTCACCCTTATATCGAAGAATCGGGCGTGCGCCTGGTGGGCGTGGAAGCAGGTGGCCGCGGCGTGGATACGCCCGACCATGCCGCACCGATTACCAGCCAAGCCCCCATCGGCGTGCTGCACGGTTTCCGCAGCTATCTGATGCAGGACGACAACGGTCAGGTGTTGGGCACGCATTCGGTGTCGGCCGGTTTGGACTATCCCGGTATCGGCCCCGAGCACAGCCATCTGGCCGATATCGGCCGCGTTGAATACCACGCTGCCGACGATGAATCAGCGTTGGCGGCTTTTGATTTGTTGTGCCGGTATGAGGGCATTATCCCCGCGCTCGAATCCAGCCATGCGCTGGCTTGGGCGGTGGCCGAGGCGCCGAAAATGAGCAAAGAGCAGGTGATTTTGGTGAACCTCTCCGGTCGGGGCGATAAAGACATCAACACCGTGGCCAAGCTCAAAGGCATTGAGTTGTAA
- a CDS encoding amino acid ABC transporter ATP-binding protein, whose translation MIKIRNIHKAFGDNEILRGIDLDVDKGNVVVILGPSGSGKTTFLRCLNALETPQQGSIEFEGAEPLKVDFAARPSKKEILALRRKSGMVFQQYNLFPHKTALENVMEGPVAVQGKPQATARAEAVALLEKVGLGDKIDLYPYQLSGGQQQRVGIARALAIQPELMLFDEPTSALDPELVQDVLNTMKGLAQEGWTMVVVSHEIKFALDVATTVVVMDGGVIVEQGAPEQLFRNPQHERTKRFLQQIRAEA comes from the coding sequence ATGATTAAAATCCGCAATATCCACAAAGCGTTTGGCGATAATGAAATCTTGCGCGGCATTGATTTGGATGTCGATAAAGGCAATGTGGTGGTGATTCTCGGCCCGTCCGGCTCGGGTAAAACCACGTTTTTGCGCTGTCTCAATGCACTGGAAACGCCGCAGCAGGGCAGTATTGAATTTGAAGGCGCCGAGCCGCTGAAAGTGGATTTCGCCGCCCGGCCTTCCAAAAAAGAGATTCTGGCGCTGCGCCGAAAATCGGGCATGGTGTTTCAGCAATACAATCTGTTTCCGCACAAAACGGCGTTGGAAAACGTGATGGAAGGCCCGGTGGCGGTGCAGGGCAAGCCGCAAGCCACTGCCCGCGCCGAAGCTGTGGCGCTGCTCGAAAAAGTGGGCTTGGGCGATAAAATCGACCTTTACCCCTACCAGCTTTCGGGCGGCCAGCAGCAGCGGGTCGGCATTGCCAGAGCGTTGGCCATCCAGCCTGAGCTGATGTTGTTTGACGAGCCGACTTCCGCGCTCGACCCCGAATTGGTGCAGGATGTGTTGAATACCATGAAAGGTTTGGCGCAGGAAGGCTGGACGATGGTGGTGGTGAGCCATGAAATCAAATTTGCGCTCGATGTTGCCACCACGGTGGTGGTGATGGACGGCGGTGTGATTGTGGAGCAGGGCGCGCCCGAGCAATTGTTCCGCAATCCGCAACACGAGCGTACCAAGCGCTTTTTGCAGCAGATTCGCGCCGAAGCCTGA